A DNA window from Ficedula albicollis isolate OC2 chromosome 1, FicAlb1.5, whole genome shotgun sequence contains the following coding sequences:
- the PDHA1 gene encoding pyruvate dehydrogenase E1 component subunit alpha, somatic form, mitochondrial yields the protein MVASRNYGDFASEATFDIKPCDLHRLEKGPGTTAVMTREEGLQYYKTMQTIRRMELKSDQLYKQKIIRGFCHLYDGQEACCVGIEAAIKPTDHVITAYRAHGFTYTRGVSVREILAELTGRKGGCAKGKGGSMHMYTKNFYGGNGIVGAQVPLGAGVALACKYFGKNEICVALYGDGAANQGQIFETYNMAALWKLPCIFVCENNRYGMGTSVERAAASTDYYKRGYFIPGLRVDGMDILCVREAVKFAAEYCRSGNGPLVMELQTYRYHGHSMSDPGISYRTREEIQEVRSKSDPITLLKDRMVNNNLASVEELKEIDVAVRKEIEEAAQFATTDPEPPLEELGHHIYFNEPPFEVRGPNQWIKYKSVS from the exons ATGGTAGCATCACGTAACTATGGAGACTTCGCAAGTGAAGCTACATTTGACATTAAG CCATGTGACCTCCATCGGCTGGAGAAAGGGCCAGGCACCACGGCAGTGATGACTCGAGAGGAGGGGCTCCAGTACTACAAGACCATGCAGACCATCCGGCGCATGGAGCTCAAGTCTGACCAGCTCTACAAGCAGAAGATTATTCGTGGCTTCTGCCACTTATATGATGGTCAA GAGGCTTGCTGTGTGGGGATTGAGGCTGCCATAAAGCCCACAGACCACGTGATAACAGCGTACAGAGCCCACGGCTTCACCTACACCCGAGGAGTGTCTGTCCGGGAGATTCTCGCAGAACTCACAG GTCGAAAAGGAGGAtgtgcaaaaggaaaaggaggatcaATGCATATGTATACCAAAAACTTTTATGGTGGCAATGGTATTGTTGGTGCTCAG GTTCCTCTTGGAGCCGGGGTTGCTCTGGCCTGTAAATACTTTGGTAAAAATGAAATCTGCGTGGCCTTGTATGGAGATGGTGCAGCCAATCAG ggCCAGATATTTGAAACATACAACATGGCTGCCTTATGGAAGTTGCCTTGTATTTTTGTCTGTGAGAACAATCGGTATGGAATGGGAACATCAGTTgaaagagctgcagccagcactgacTACTACAAAAGAGGATACTTCATTCCAGGGCTCAGA GTGGATGGCATGGATATTCTCTGTGTCCGAGAAGCAGTGAAGTTTGCAGCTGAGTACTGTAGGTCTGGAAAT gGTCCTCTTGTGATGGAGTTACAGACATATCGTTACCATGGCCACAGTATGAGTGACCCTGGAATAAG CTACCGTACTAGAGAGGAAATTCAGGAAGTGAGAAGTAAAAGTGATCCCATTACTTTGCTGAAGGACAGAATGGTCAACAACAACCTTGCTAGTGTTGAAGAACTAAAG GAAATTGATGTGGCAGTAAGGAAGGAGATCGAGGAAGCTGCTCAGTTTGCTACCACTGACCCAGAGCCTCCCCTGGAAGAACTGGGTCACCACATCTACTTCAATGAGCCACCCTTTGAAGTGCGTGGCCCAAACCAGTGGATAAAGTACAAGTCTGTCAGCTAA